The following coding sequences are from one Streptomyces dengpaensis window:
- a CDS encoding S8 family serine peptidase has protein sequence MTSDPQRAPISGARRVARTAVAAGLVAALSAAGPIPMAFSANAHAGTGTDATAADPGTKSAAAKLGSSDAGLLAEAKANRDKNVTMMIATAPGQTEQVAKELDAVKGGSVGRTYDELGYVRATVPTGRADSAIAAAAKLSSVHGIDLRQEIALDDPTPSADTAKGADNASTGATYPAPGKNTPAENPYNPSFETGAVDFVEDHPKADGRGITIGILDSGVDLGHPALRKTTTGERKIVDWVTATDPIVDGDATWRPMVTAVSGPTFTYDGKTWKAPAGSYAISTFRESATTGGDAKGDANRDGDTTDTWGVLYDAAAGTATVDLNNNNDFTDDSAMKPYKDGYQIGYFGTDNPSTDVVERQPFVVEIRKDVPMDPYGGDWIGKTSDFVNIGVIESEHGTHVAGITAAHGLFGGKMNGAAPGAKIVSSRACTWTGGCTNVALTEGMIDLVTKRGVDIVNMSIGGLPALNDGNNARAELYTRLIDTYGVQLVISAGNSGPGANTIGDPSLADKVISVGATISKATWAANYGSAVEKKYAMMPFSSRGPREDGGFTPTLSAPGASINTTQTWLPGGPVAEAGYSLPAGYSMLQGTSMASPQAAGASALLLSAAKQQGIELKPATLRTALTSTAGHITGVQAYEEGAGLIDIEDAWDSVKDGATAHAYTVKAPVDTAIDFALKTPGFGTGVYDREGGLKAGQSKTYAVTITRTSGADRAIRHELHLENNKSDTFRIVGSDEVSLPLNKPVTVKIAAKPSSAGLKSAILEVDDPTTEGIDKQILSTVVVSAPVTYTFSAAGSVQRNSSQSYFVTVPEGAKSLEVAIGGLKDKSQTRFIAIHPYGVPVDTTGTPFCYNNYLDGNGCKPDVRSYADPQAGVWEIEVESRRTSPLLDNPYKLDVAVLGATFDPEVVTVPEAKVGTPAAASWKVTNTYAALDGTLKGGPLGSSKNARPTIADGATQTTTVEVPAGAESLDVVIGNVSDQAADLDLVVRNAAGTEVGSSADGDSEEAVSVAKPAAGTYTIEVVGYSVPAGSTAYDYQDVFFSSALGTVTVDGSAPVKLGTGDSATVSGSVTAAAAAPEGREFFGQVQLVNARGTVAGIGSVKIEKVTP, from the coding sequence ATGACTTCCGACCCTCAGCGCGCTCCGATATCGGGCGCGAGACGCGTGGCCCGCACAGCTGTGGCCGCGGGCCTGGTGGCCGCGCTCTCCGCGGCCGGGCCGATACCCATGGCCTTCTCCGCGAACGCGCACGCGGGCACCGGCACGGACGCCACGGCGGCCGACCCCGGCACCAAGTCCGCCGCCGCCAAGCTCGGTTCGTCCGACGCCGGCCTCCTCGCCGAGGCCAAGGCCAACCGCGACAAGAACGTCACGATGATGATCGCCACCGCTCCCGGCCAGACCGAACAGGTCGCCAAGGAGCTGGACGCGGTCAAGGGCGGCTCCGTGGGCCGCACGTACGACGAGCTCGGTTACGTCCGGGCGACCGTCCCCACCGGCAGGGCCGACTCGGCCATCGCCGCCGCCGCGAAGCTTTCCTCGGTGCACGGGATCGACCTGCGCCAGGAGATCGCGCTGGACGACCCGACGCCGAGCGCCGACACCGCCAAGGGTGCCGACAACGCCTCCACGGGCGCCACTTACCCGGCTCCCGGCAAGAACACCCCCGCCGAGAACCCGTACAACCCGTCCTTCGAGACGGGCGCCGTCGACTTCGTGGAGGACCACCCGAAGGCGGACGGGCGGGGCATCACCATCGGCATCCTCGACTCCGGTGTCGACCTGGGCCACCCCGCGCTGCGGAAGACGACCACCGGCGAGCGCAAGATCGTCGACTGGGTGACCGCCACCGACCCGATCGTGGACGGCGACGCGACCTGGCGCCCGATGGTCACCGCCGTGTCCGGGCCTACCTTCACCTACGACGGCAAGACCTGGAAGGCGCCGGCGGGCTCGTACGCGATCAGCACCTTCCGGGAGTCCGCGACCACGGGCGGCGACGCCAAGGGCGACGCGAACCGGGACGGCGACACCACCGACACCTGGGGCGTCCTGTACGACGCCGCGGCCGGCACGGCCACCGTCGACCTGAACAACAACAACGACTTCACCGACGACAGCGCGATGAAGCCGTACAAGGACGGCTACCAGATCGGCTACTTCGGGACCGACAACCCGTCGACCGACGTCGTCGAGCGCCAGCCGTTCGTCGTGGAGATCCGCAAGGACGTCCCGATGGACCCGTACGGCGGCGACTGGATCGGCAAGACGTCCGACTTCGTCAACATCGGCGTCATCGAATCCGAGCACGGCACCCATGTCGCGGGCATCACCGCCGCGCACGGCCTGTTCGGCGGCAAGATGAACGGCGCCGCCCCCGGCGCGAAGATCGTCTCCTCGCGCGCCTGCACCTGGACCGGCGGCTGCACCAACGTCGCGCTCACCGAGGGCATGATCGACCTCGTGACGAAGCGCGGCGTGGACATCGTCAACATGTCCATCGGCGGTCTGCCCGCGCTCAACGACGGCAACAACGCGCGCGCCGAGCTCTACACGCGTCTCATCGACACCTACGGCGTCCAGCTGGTGATCTCCGCGGGCAACTCCGGCCCCGGTGCCAACACCATCGGCGACCCGAGCCTGGCCGACAAGGTCATCTCCGTCGGCGCGACCATCTCCAAGGCGACCTGGGCCGCCAACTACGGCTCGGCCGTGGAGAAGAAGTACGCGATGATGCCCTTCTCCTCGCGCGGTCCGCGTGAGGACGGCGGCTTCACGCCGACCCTGTCCGCGCCGGGTGCCTCGATCAACACCACCCAGACCTGGCTGCCCGGCGGCCCGGTCGCCGAGGCGGGCTACTCGCTGCCGGCCGGCTACTCGATGCTGCAGGGTACGTCGATGGCCTCACCGCAGGCGGCGGGTGCTTCGGCGCTGCTGCTGAGCGCCGCCAAGCAGCAGGGCATCGAGCTGAAGCCCGCCACCCTGCGCACGGCGCTCACCTCGACCGCCGGTCACATCACGGGTGTTCAGGCGTACGAGGAAGGCGCGGGCCTCATCGACATCGAAGACGCCTGGGACTCCGTCAAGGACGGCGCCACCGCCCACGCATACACGGTCAAGGCGCCGGTCGACACCGCGATCGACTTCGCACTGAAGACGCCGGGCTTCGGCACGGGCGTCTACGACCGCGAGGGCGGCCTCAAGGCCGGTCAGAGCAAGACGTACGCGGTGACGATCACCCGCACGTCGGGCGCCGACCGCGCGATCCGCCACGAGCTGCACCTCGAGAACAACAAGAGCGACACGTTCCGCATCGTGGGCTCCGACGAGGTCTCGCTGCCGCTGAACAAGCCGGTCACCGTGAAGATCGCCGCCAAGCCGTCCTCGGCCGGCCTCAAGAGCGCGATCCTGGAGGTCGACGACCCGACGACCGAGGGCATCGACAAGCAGATCCTGTCGACGGTCGTCGTCTCGGCCCCCGTCACGTACACGTTCTCCGCGGCGGGTTCGGTGCAGCGCAACAGCAGCCAGTCGTACTTCGTCACGGTCCCCGAGGGCGCCAAGTCCCTGGAGGTCGCGATCGGCGGGCTCAAGGACAAGAGCCAGACCCGCTTCATCGCGATCCACCCGTACGGAGTTCCGGTCGACACCACCGGCACGCCGTTCTGCTACAACAACTACCTGGACGGCAACGGCTGCAAGCCCGACGTGCGTTCGTACGCGGACCCGCAGGCCGGTGTCTGGGAGATCGAGGTCGAGTCGCGCCGTACGTCGCCGCTGCTCGACAACCCGTACAAGCTGGACGTCGCCGTGCTCGGCGCGACCTTCGACCCGGAGGTCGTGACCGTGCCCGAGGCCAAGGTCGGCACCCCGGCCGCCGCCTCCTGGAAGGTGACGAACACCTACGCCGCGCTGGACGGCACGTTGAAGGGCGGCCCGCTCGGTTCCTCGAAGAACGCGCGGCCGACCATCGCGGACGGCGCGACGCAGACCACCACGGTCGAGGTGCCCGCGGGCGCCGAGTCGCTGGACGTCGTCATCGGCAACGTCTCGGACCAGGCCGCTGACCTCGACCTTGTGGTGAGGAACGCCGCCGGAACAGAGGTCGGCTCGTCCGCGGACGGCGACTCGGAGGAGGCGGTCTCCGTCGCCAAGCCCGCCGCCGGGACGTACACCATCGAGGTCGTGGGCTACTCGGTCCCGGCGGGCTCGACCGCGTACGACTACCAGGACGTGTTCTTCTCCTCCGCGCTCGGCACGGTCACGGTCGACGGGTCGGCGCCGGTGAAGCTCGGCACGGGTGACTCGGCGACGGTGTCCGGCTCGGTCACCGCGGCGGCCGCGGCGCCCGAGGGGCGCGAGTTCTTCGGCCAGGTCCAGCTGGTGAACGCGCGCGGCACGGTCGCGGGCATCGGCAGCGTGAAGATCGAGAAGGTTACGCCGTAA